The window CAAGGGTTGCGTTTTTTTGCAAATCGTCGAAAAAGACTTCGGTCCAGGCCGGCGGCCGGGTTCCGGCCAGGAGAACGTACTCGATTCCCTTGGCCCGCAGCTCGGAAAGATCGTACGGAACAAGCGGACTCCAGAACAAAAAAGGGCTTTCCTGGCCGGGCTTGCGGGAAAGAAAATAAAGCTCGAACCCTCCCGGCTGCTCCTGCTCCCGGCGGATGAGAAAATCAAGCCTCCTTGCCTGCGCGTCGCCGTGAAGGCGGCCGTCGAGGCCTTGCTTCTTTTCTTCGAGCTGGGCCCGCGAAAACCGGAGCGGCGGCGCGTAGAATTTGACGTCCAGCGCGATCTTGGAGCCTGGCGCTAAATTCTTTTCGATCCATTCCCCGGCAAGCGTCCGCGTGTCGGGACGGCTCATGAGCAGGTCCCAGCGCAGGTCCATGCGGAGCGGATGAAAAACGGCGGCGGCCAGGACCGCGGCGCAAAGCCAGGCATGGCGGCCGGCCGGAAAGGCCGCGAAAAGTTTGCGCACGCCGGAAGCGGCAAGCAGGCAAATAAACGGCGTAAGAGGCAGAGCATAGCGGCTGTACGGCTGCCCTTTCAGCGCCAGCACCGCGTAGTAGGCCGCGGTGAAAATGAAAACGGCACGGCGCTTCATCCGAGGGAGCCAGGTCAACGCATGCTGCTCTTCAAAAAAAACCGAGAGGCCGCCGTAAAACGCAAGAAGCAGGACCGGCCATCCCATCCCCCCGGCAAGCGAATAAAAGAAGTGATGCCACGGTCCTGTGCCGGTATTTGACAGGGACTGCTCCCGCATCTCCGAGAGGAAAAACCGACCATCCAGCAGAGCGAATGGATTCAGGAGAAAAAAAACCAGCGCGGCCGCGCCCAGGGCCGCACCCGCGCACGCGGGCCAGCGGCTGCGGGGCGTGAAGCAGCCCGTAATATAAAAGTACGGCACCAGGAGAAAAATCCCGTTGTATTTGACCGCGCAAGCCAGGCCGATGAGTGCGCCCGCGAGGACGTGTTCGCGCACGCGTCCATGATGGTCCGCGGCCGCAAAAATGGCGCCCATCGCCAGGATCATCACGGCGACGAGCGGGATGTCGGCATACACATAATGCGAATCCGTGACATGCAGGAAGCAGAGGGCGAAGAAAAGAGACGAGGTCAGTGCTTCCTGCTTTGTCAGGTGACGGCTGGCCACGCGGTGCAGGGCGAAAATGCCCGCGGTGCCGCAAAGCACGCCGAACAGGAAGCGCGCGATAAGATAAAACGAGGCGGGATCGCCGTAAAAGAGCTGCTCGAAATCCGCGGGCGAATGAAAACCCCCGGCAAGTTTTCCCGCGACGTAATAAAAGCCGTAGACGATGAAAAGCAGGTAGCTGACGAGCGGCGGGATGTTGAAAAAGTGCGGGTTCATGTCCCCGGT is drawn from Verrucomicrobiia bacterium and contains these coding sequences:
- a CDS encoding glycosyltransferase family 39 protein; the encoded protein is MKAKSVNLALAGILAAGFALRLWGINFGLPHLYHADEPIVVNHALAYGTGDMNPHFFNIPPLVSYLLFIVYGFYYVAGKLAGGFHSPADFEQLFYGDPASFYLIARFLFGVLCGTAGIFALHRVASRHLTKQEALTSSLFFALCFLHVTDSHYVYADIPLVAVMILAMGAIFAAADHHGRVREHVLAGALIGLACAVKYNGIFLLVPYFYITGCFTPRSRWPACAGAALGAAALVFFLLNPFALLDGRFFLSEMREQSLSNTGTGPWHHFFYSLAGGMGWPVLLLAFYGGLSVFFEEQHALTWLPRMKRRAVFIFTAAYYAVLALKGQPYSRYALPLTPFICLLAASGVRKLFAAFPAGRHAWLCAAVLAAAVFHPLRMDLRWDLLMSRPDTRTLAGEWIEKNLAPGSKIALDVKFYAPPLRFSRAQLEEKKQGLDGRLHGDAQARRLDFLIRREQEQPGGFELYFLSRKPGQESPFLFWSPLVPYDLSELRAKGIEYVLLAGTRPPAWTEVFFDDLQKNATLVHAWSPYDDPALMTALDPRPLTGGPFLPRDVLRRKR